TGTAAAAAGAATCTGTACAGTAGCATGCAGGATCCCCCCAATCAAGGCCACCACAACCAGGAGCTGGCAGAGCCCCTGTTGCATGATGGCTGTGTAGTGCagaggcttgcagatggccacatagcggtcataggccatgacgATGAGGACTATAATCTCTGATCCTCCCAGGAAGTGTACCAAAAAGAGTTGAGCCAGGCATCCATGCCAAGAGATGGTTCTCCTCTGGTACAGCAGGTCAATGGCCATTTTGGGGGTTGTGGTAGATGTGTAAAAGGCATCTATGAAGGCCAAATAAGTGAGAAAAAAGTACATTGGAGCAGAAAGTGTGGGACTGAGGGAGATGGTGATGGCAATGAGCAGATTGGCCACCATGGTAAACAGGAAAATAAGCAGAAAGACAATAAATAGTACTTTCTGCAAATGTGGATTTTGTGTGAGTCCCAAGAGAACAAATTCAGTCACATTGTTTTGAAGCATAAGAAGATCCATTCAGCATGTAACAACTTCTTAGGGCCTGAATTacctaaaaagtaaaaaacagtaCTTGTTAATATTGAAAGGCTTCTGTTCTGAATTTCTGAGAACAAAAACAGTGCAGTCATTGTAAACATGGAGCATGTCTTTGGCATTCTTGCTCAGTATTTCCTTCAAGACTTTCTTACTTCTTCAATGATGGTTTTTATCTCTTCAGACTCCTAGTATCTATCACCTGTAAAATATTGATAAGGACATTTGATACATGATTTACTGAAAAGCACTGCACTATGTATGTGaggcaagctggaatcaagattgccgggataaacatcagtgacctcagatatacagatgacagcacccttatggcagaaagtgaagaggaactaaaaagcctcttgatgaaagtaaaagaggagagtgaaaaagttggcttaaagctcaacattcagaaaacaaagatcatggcatctggtcccatcacttcatgggaaatagatggggaaacagtggaaacagtatcagactttgttttttgggggctccaaaatcactgcagatggtgattgcagccatgaaattaaaagatacttactccttgtgaggaaagttatgaccaatcttgatagcatattaaaaagcagagatattaattttccaacaaaggtccatctagtcaaggctatggtttttcctgtggtcatgtatggatgtgagacttggactgtgaagaaagctgagtgctgaagaattgatgcttttgaactgtggtgttggagaagactcttgagagtcccttggactgcaaggagattcaaccagtccattctaaaggagatcagtcctgggtgttatttggaaggactgatgataaagctaaaactccaatactttggccacctcatgcaaagaattgactcattggaaatgtctctgatgctgggaggggttgggggcaggaggagaaggtgatgacagaggatgagatggctggatggtattaccaactcgatggacatgagtttgggtgaactccgggagttggtgatggacagcgaggcctggcgtgctgtgattcatgggatggcaaagagtcagagatgactgagcgactgaactgaactaaactgatgtatGTGAGATCTGGATTTTCACTTTGATTCCTTCTCCATTGGACTTTGCTGCATCATCTCAGTATCTTAAACTTTCAAGCCCTCCTCTGTGTCTATGAGGTTATAAGTTATAATTCTCAGATGTATCTTGTAGGCTCAGAGGTCTTGTGCAAATATAATTCTTTCCtccataataatttatatttgaacACTCAGTTTTAACTGTGAAAACAAATACATGGTCAACAATTTTCTATCACAGtgaagtgtgagtcgctcagtcgtgtacaactctttgtgactccatggactatacagtccatgaaattctctaggccagaatactggagtggatagcccttcccttctccaggttatctttccaacccagggattgaagccaggtctcctgcactacaagcagattctttaccagctgagctaccaggaaagcctctaTCTATCATAAGCAAGTAATTTATGGAAATGTATATAAGTCCTTGGTGACACATCCACCCTGGTACCTATCAGAATACATAAGCTATTCaggtgtgttttttctttctgggaaCTATAGTGTCTGGCATGATGTCTGCAGTGCCTGAAACCTATTAAGTGATAAGACATGCTTGGTAAATAGTCATTCTCCATGGATAAGAATAACTCTGCTTTTCCAGATTatgggctttcctgctggctcagtcagtaaagaatccatctgcaatgcaagagatgggggtttgatctctgggttgggaagatcccctggagaaggaaatggctactcactcctgtattcttgcctgggaaatcccatgaacagaggagcctggcaggctagagtccatgggatcacaagagttggatacaacttagtgactaaaccaccaccacacagaCCAGAAAACTACATGGATTCAAGTGCTGTTGTCCTCTAGctatgtttattattattctttatgaGAAACATAAATTAATTATTGAAAGGTAGTTGCAGTCTAGGTTTATAATTTCTGGCACACATTATGTGGtaggtataaaaataattattgccTCTTGGAAAGAGCATGTTAGTATATCaagataattatattattttaagtgatttttttctccttcgaaattatattccacatataatttaACATAGTCACCTTTAAAAAATTGATAGTTTCAGTAgacttggattaaaaaaaagaacttgcatAGGTATTCAGTGGAAGAGAATTTGTTAAGAAAAGGAAATCCCTATTTTCaacattctaaaagaaaaaaaatatcgaGAACAGAGAGAAATAACATTAATAGATAAGTTATAGAGATAGGTAATACActatacatacaaacatattaAGACCAACTAATAGAAACACATATAAAGTATATTactatattatatgtatatgtatatatgtgtatactgcatgttcactcattcaacaaatatttctttgatgCCCACTAAGTATGCTGAAGTATCCCTAGTAAATGCCCTTAAATGCCTGAAATGCTCTTACCAAACAGTAGCAGTTCATCCATGACAGGAAGGACCTTCCCACCCCTTCCTGTTTCTGCTACATGTGTTCTCATGGCCCCTTCTCCCGTCTTCCCACAGCATCCATTCtgcaaaaaatatctttttctttcagtgatacatggatactttttaaattatccaAAATGAAAATTCTATACTTATGgaaacaaagtgaaaatacaGTGGAGCAAATACAGCTCCACTGTATATCCTTATTCTGAGATGGCACCCCCCTGCATACACCCTTACATAGAAAGAGACTAGTATGCATAAAGCAAGAATTAGacatattataaatataagtattttaGACGTAACTATGAAgaaataggtttttattttttttttctctccataatACCTTTTTCTGGGAGGAAAtcagatgaaaaataattttaatggatAAAGATCATGATTTACAAATATGTTAAACATATTTTggaaaattgtggaaaattcaaaAACTACAATGATCACTTAACATCAGAGAAATGGATAAGTAATAGATAGTGCATCTTTTTTATTTAAgtgtaatttttaatataaatgttttatttttttattttttttaattttattttatttttaaactttacaaaattggtCAGGTTCTTAAAGGAAATTCTTATGTTGTATTGCTAACTGGGAAACATTTTGATGTTATTCTTAACACTAATTATTTTTAATCCTAATTTAAATATGCATtaataggaaaaaagcaaaatatcttCATTTCTATATCGGTAGTATTGTAGTTGAGTCTACCTTTCTTGATATTTTGCATGCTAAAGAAGGGTGCCAAATTTCAGATAAGTGTGGATAAGGCATGATTCTATGATTTATAAAACCCATTTAAACCTGAGTTTATGATTTTATgttttcctgaaaataaaaatcttacctATGAACTTGTCTAATATACACGTCCATGGCCAGAGCCCAAGGCAGCTGTTAGTTCATAAACAAAGAAGTTATATGATTAAAACTGTCTGTAAGTGTcttcattaatttataaatattacctTTCTGTAAGGTCTGTCTGTTGACTCTTAAAAGTACAATCACATGTTCTATTTGTAGGTAAATTTTATGAACTTTCTTAACTCTGGCTAATTGGACCCCAAGGGTATTTAATCATCCTTAGCATACCATGTCAACAATTcaattatttcatataaattaaatgggCTTTGGAGGATAACTTTTTGTACTCATCTTTAATTTTGAACTTCTCCTTAGGTCtacatgaaaacaaaacactatgACAAGAGAACAGAATAAGTTAATCATTCATGAATTTATGCATTTGATAACAAATGAGATTAATATGGAGCCTGAATATCACCATTATATAAATTAGTCAAAGTGGATAACTAtctgatgtaattttttttcatgataatACTTATTACTTTCCATCTGTCTACCATTCATGCAAATCATAATTTTTACTACTGTTTTCAGATGCACCTTAAATGATAATACAAACTTTATAATAATACTTgccacaaagaattgggcatgccttaacaactgaacaacagcaacaataatattGGCACTTCAAAACAAATAAAGCTTACAATACTTTTTCAAAATGGCTGCATCTTGAATTTATTCTGGGATTAGATTAATGtgataattatgaaaatatgtcTATCAAATTATATTCAGAGATGGTAGAACACTATATTTTAGTCTTTTAAATTTACCTCATAATAGGCCTACtaagtagagaaaaaaataagcataataagtctactaaatagaaaagaaaatagccACAATTAATAGCAAGGAAATACATGAGACAGAATCAAAACACCATTTGCAAATTCAGAATAAGAAGCCAGGGCACTAAACTCAGGGACAAGATTTCTTTAAATTACTGTTTTTCAACATAAGTGTCATGAGAAGCTCAGGTTGCCACCTCATGTAAGGCCTATTACAATTACTACTAAAATAGACtgatatttgaaattatattgaaaatgtatttaattcaatttaattgAGAAATTTTCTTATATAGAAACATACACTGTTCAAATATGGTTgtattaatagaagaaaaaataggtTGTACCTAACTTTTAATTGGCTCCAGAATATGTGTCACTGTGAGCAGCACATgtcatgaaggaaaagaaaactgaaatgacaTGATTAAACCTAGTTTGACTAAACACTCCAATATTATAAAAGGCAGTAATAATATGAGTGATGGTAGATTCCAAAGACAGTCTGAATGAGGATTTGAAGCTATCTAACAAACTATAGAAATATGGATTTTTCTGATTGTCACTCTGGAATGAAAGGCAGAATCATGTCAGAGAAACATCATGTACTGACAAGGGCATCAATTCCAAGCTCATAAAGATTGAAATCCATTCACTATGCTCATTGAGTGGCTGTTCAACTTTTACTTAAATAGCTATGGTACAGTGTAAATAGATTGCTTTACAACTCTTATACCTGTCTAGTCCAGCTGTCTAAGGCCTAGAGTTGCACCAAAATGGAAATAGAGTTAGGTCTAAATCAGTGAAGACTGTCCatggcaatatatatatatatatatatatatatatatatatatatatatatatatatatgtattttaaaggaaGTCCTGAAGCTATACCAGGAAAGTGTGGTTTCAGATTACAAATCCAAGGACAGAATGGTTGAAAACCACTGAGAAAGAGCCACACAGATTCTCAAACTTAAAGGCTAAAATGGAatgaaagcagaagaaattatATATGAATCTTCTCATAGTTGATTGGAAAATAGTTGAGGAATGGTTTGACTTTTGATAGTTTCAGGGACTAATTTCACAAAAAGTGGGTACCTGCCAAATTATTCTTATGGGCAGTGTTGTGCATTTCCATGAGTAGAGAAGCATAATATCAAAGGCAGACGGCACTTCAAAGTAGGGCTCATATTATGTTAATCCAATCCCAAGGTACTTTAATCCCAGAGAGCATCTCCTAAATTGTTTATCAGAAATGGAACAGTTTGGGGAAGTGGATTGTAGTCAcataattcttccaattttacttctaaatgaagcagaagcaacTATGTTTATGGCAATAATCATACTTGCTTGGGCAG
The DNA window shown above is from Bos javanicus breed banteng chromosome 19, ARS-OSU_banteng_1.0, whole genome shotgun sequence and carries:
- the LOC133233051 gene encoding olfactory receptor 4C3D-like: MDLLMLQNNVTEFVLLGLTQNPHLQKVLFIVFLLIFLFTMVANLLIAITISLSPTLSAPMYFFLTYLAFIDAFYTSTTTPKMAIDLLYQRRTISWHGCLAQLFLVHFLGGSEIIVLIVMAYDRYVAICKPLHYTAIMQQGLCQLLVVVALIGGILHATVQILFTVDLTFCGHNVMDHFMCDFFSLLEIACSHTHTLGMVVAANSGAMCLLIFFMLLISYIVILSSLKSHGSEGRRRALSTCGSHFTVVVLYFVPCIFSYMRPVATYPGDKLVSVFFIIITPMLNPIIYTVRNTEVKNATWSLLKRRVTFPVLKLPIIKIK